A region from the Arthrobacter roseus genome encodes:
- a CDS encoding cytochrome b produces MSSTSTTTAYRPATKVGRITDFVDTRVGGSAMVKEFGRKIFPDHWTFMFGEVALYSFVILLLSGTFLTFFYDPSMAETHYDGSYVPMKGVEMSVAYASSLDISFDIRGGLFMRQVHHWSALLFVAAVSVHMLRVFFTGAFRRPRELNWVVGGVLLILAMAAGFTGYSLPDDLLSGNGLRIIDGVIKALPVVGTYISFFLFGGEFPGTAIIGRLYVLHILLIPAIILLMIVIHLFMVVVHKHTQYPGPGRTNENVVGFPVGPVYAAKAGGFFFIVFGIIAFISGAFTINPIWNYGPYDPSPVSAGTQPDWYIGWVDGALRLMPGWLGNFPFEWHIPFPWGTNTLSLNVLIPSLIPAGIVFTLLFAWPWIEQWITKDNKEHHLLDRPRNAPGRTGVGVAGVVFYCVLWAAASSDLVATHFHVSLNDVTYWLRALFFIGPILGFVIARRIALALQRKDREIVLHGRETGRIVRLPHGEYIEVHEPLDDYKLYKLVSYDAPKAIPAQADGNGHIPKSEKGRALVSRLLFEDRVAPVTPSELQAAHSHSHQNEVAAEADAQASIDKH; encoded by the coding sequence ATGAGTAGCACATCAACGACCACGGCCTACCGGCCGGCGACTAAGGTCGGTCGCATCACCGACTTTGTCGACACACGCGTGGGCGGCTCTGCCATGGTCAAAGAATTTGGCCGGAAGATCTTCCCCGATCACTGGACGTTCATGTTCGGTGAAGTCGCCTTGTACTCGTTCGTTATCCTCCTGTTGTCGGGGACATTTCTCACGTTCTTTTATGACCCCTCGATGGCAGAGACGCACTACGATGGTAGCTACGTTCCGATGAAGGGCGTGGAGATGTCAGTCGCTTACGCGTCCAGCCTTGATATTTCCTTTGATATTCGTGGTGGGCTCTTCATGCGTCAGGTGCATCACTGGTCGGCGCTGCTGTTCGTCGCCGCAGTTTCCGTGCATATGTTGCGAGTCTTCTTCACCGGTGCGTTCCGGCGTCCCCGTGAACTCAACTGGGTAGTGGGCGGCGTCCTGCTGATTCTGGCGATGGCCGCGGGCTTTACAGGCTACTCACTTCCCGATGACCTGCTTTCCGGGAACGGGCTGCGAATCATCGATGGAGTTATTAAGGCTCTGCCTGTTGTTGGCACTTACATCAGCTTCTTCCTCTTCGGTGGTGAATTTCCGGGGACAGCGATAATTGGTCGCTTGTATGTTCTACACATCCTCCTCATTCCTGCCATCATCTTGCTGATGATTGTCATCCACCTCTTCATGGTCGTGGTTCACAAGCACACTCAATACCCTGGGCCGGGACGCACAAACGAGAATGTGGTTGGCTTCCCCGTCGGCCCTGTCTACGCAGCGAAGGCAGGTGGATTCTTCTTCATCGTCTTCGGCATCATTGCGTTCATCTCTGGCGCGTTCACCATCAACCCCATATGGAACTACGGTCCCTACGACCCCTCGCCCGTATCAGCAGGCACCCAGCCTGACTGGTACATCGGGTGGGTCGACGGCGCTCTAAGACTGATGCCAGGATGGCTGGGTAACTTCCCGTTCGAATGGCACATTCCCTTCCCTTGGGGAACGAACACCCTCAGCCTGAATGTGCTGATTCCCTCCCTGATACCAGCGGGCATTGTCTTCACGCTGCTCTTCGCTTGGCCATGGATCGAACAGTGGATCACCAAGGACAACAAGGAACACCATTTGCTCGATCGTCCGCGCAATGCACCGGGTCGAACCGGAGTCGGCGTTGCAGGGGTCGTTTTCTACTGCGTTTTGTGGGCAGCAGCGAGCTCGGACCTCGTCGCGACACACTTCCATGTATCGCTCAACGACGTCACTTACTGGCTACGAGCGTTGTTCTTCATCGGTCCGATCCTGGGCTTTGTCATCGCCCGCCGAATTGCGCTGGCGCTTCAGCGCAAGGACCGTGAGATTGTTCTGCATGGTAGGGAGACGGGACGAATCGTCCGACTCCCACATGGCGAGTACATCGAAGTTCATGAGCCGCTGGACGACTATAAGTTGTACAAGCTCGTTAGTTACGACGCGCCCAAGGCTATCCCTGCCCAGGCAGACGGTAATGGACACATCCCCAAGTCAGAGAAGGGTCGCGCTCTGGTGTCACGGTTGCTCTTCGAAGACCGAGTGGCTCCCGTAACTCCTAGCGAGCTACAGGCAGCACATTCACACAGTCATCAGAATGAAGTCGCTGCTGAAGCTGATGCTCAGGCCTCGATCGACAAGCACTAA
- a CDS encoding DUF3054 domain-containing protein — translation MVSNQHAEHSPKRWVLVLLTDLLLVLAFATMGRTQHESGLTAMGILSTAGPFLVACVAGWSITQNWNSPIRFWPNGVLVWLVTVIGGLTLRSLLEHPPALSFQIVTLLVLGALLLGHRLIRGSLGRLKNAADSKGK, via the coding sequence ATGGTGTCGAATCAACACGCGGAGCACTCCCCCAAACGCTGGGTCCTCGTTCTGCTGACGGACCTGCTGCTCGTCCTCGCTTTTGCGACCATGGGCCGCACCCAGCATGAAAGCGGTCTGACGGCGATGGGAATTCTGTCGACGGCGGGACCGTTTCTGGTAGCATGCGTCGCCGGATGGTCGATCACCCAGAACTGGAACTCACCGATCCGCTTCTGGCCCAACGGCGTCCTGGTATGGCTCGTTACAGTTATCGGCGGACTAACCTTGCGTTCGCTTCTTGAACACCCCCCAGCGCTCAGTTTTCAGATTGTTACTCTGCTGGTTCTGGGAGCGCTGCTACTCGGTCACAGGCTCATCCGCGGTTCCCTCGGAAGACTTAAGAATGCTGCGGACTCGAAGGGCAAATAG
- a CDS encoding DUF2231 domain-containing protein, with amino-acid sequence MVNIRPSDLVVRLEKLQSLDPIVNRVREVVQKVLQPQHVRDLLHGVPLGHPLHPLMVQVPLGSWISAAILDVIPGTERAARTLIGVGVLSAAPAAASGYADWSETDPSQQRVGIVHSTANLMAVLLYAASWQQRAAQRSVAGKALSYSGLVVVLAGGFLGGHLSFRQKVGMDHSDDLTSFEGKGWQDLGLLTDFPENQLSQRALEGSSLAVYRRGQKIYVLSDVCSHLAGPLHEGSVADVGGSPCVVCPWHQSTFALDSGGVIRGPATAPQAALKTRIVDGVVQVAAQSES; translated from the coding sequence ATGGTGAACATTCGGCCCTCGGACCTCGTGGTCCGGCTTGAAAAGTTACAGAGCCTCGATCCGATTGTCAACAGGGTCAGGGAAGTGGTCCAGAAGGTTCTTCAACCGCAACATGTCCGGGACCTACTCCATGGCGTCCCACTAGGCCATCCATTGCATCCACTCATGGTTCAAGTTCCTCTTGGATCCTGGATCTCCGCCGCTATCCTAGACGTCATTCCGGGCACGGAGCGGGCAGCCCGGACGTTGATCGGCGTCGGGGTCCTCAGTGCTGCCCCAGCAGCCGCCAGCGGTTACGCCGACTGGTCGGAGACTGATCCATCGCAACAGCGCGTGGGCATAGTTCATTCGACGGCGAACCTCATGGCAGTCCTGCTCTATGCCGCTTCCTGGCAGCAGCGCGCTGCTCAGCGGAGCGTGGCAGGAAAGGCACTCTCTTACAGTGGCCTGGTGGTTGTATTGGCCGGAGGTTTTCTGGGCGGACACCTGTCGTTCAGGCAAAAAGTGGGTATGGACCATTCCGACGATCTCACCAGCTTCGAGGGCAAGGGCTGGCAGGATCTGGGCCTCCTCACAGACTTCCCGGAGAATCAGCTGTCTCAGCGGGCGCTTGAGGGTTCATCCTTGGCCGTCTATCGTCGCGGTCAAAAAATCTATGTATTGTCTGATGTTTGCAGCCACCTCGCCGGACCACTCCACGAGGGCTCAGTGGCCGACGTCGGTGGAAGCCCGTGCGTTGTCTGTCCGTGGCACCAGAGCACATTCGCGCTGGACAGCGGGGGAGTGATTCGTGGTCCTGCCACTGCACCACAAGCGGCCCTGAAAACGAGGATTGTTGATGGCGTCGTCCAGGTGGCGGCCCAGAGCGAAAGCTAG
- a CDS encoding ubiquinol-cytochrome c reductase iron-sulfur subunit, whose protein sequence is MSDHSNGGPDTSGTVATAGQGDAEKFRDPGLPPHRARLADRDPRAEKRAERQVAILFVISVIGTLAFFYAYFFIELDQTIGTLRLQNLILGLGTTFAMLGIGVGIVHWAKTLMPDHEVVESRHEIRPESDRQDAEKIIGDIVEETGIKRRPLIRNSLIGAVLLAPLPAIAIFRDLGPLPGDSLRHTMWDTDVRLTRDPDGTPIKASDVTIGSAFHVIPEGLNEAEHKLEEKAKAVVLLMRLNPEELNPSEGREDWGYNGIVAYSKICTHVGCPVALYEQQTHHLLCPCHQSTFDLTQECKVIFGPAVRPLPQLPITVNNEGYLVARSDFHEPVGPSFWERG, encoded by the coding sequence ATGAGCGACCATAGTAACGGAGGTCCGGACACCTCGGGCACCGTCGCTACGGCTGGTCAGGGTGATGCAGAAAAGTTCCGGGATCCCGGGCTACCTCCGCACCGCGCCCGACTTGCCGACAGAGATCCAAGGGCTGAGAAGCGAGCAGAGCGACAGGTTGCAATCCTCTTTGTGATCTCCGTCATCGGTACCCTAGCGTTTTTCTACGCATATTTTTTCATCGAACTAGACCAGACGATAGGGACACTGCGCCTGCAGAACCTGATCCTCGGTTTGGGAACCACCTTTGCGATGCTCGGCATCGGTGTGGGTATCGTTCATTGGGCAAAGACGCTCATGCCGGACCATGAAGTCGTCGAGAGTCGCCATGAAATCCGTCCCGAATCTGACCGTCAGGACGCCGAGAAAATTATCGGGGACATCGTCGAGGAAACAGGAATCAAGCGCCGACCGCTGATTCGAAACTCCCTCATCGGCGCTGTGTTGCTCGCGCCTCTTCCTGCCATCGCCATTTTCAGGGATCTCGGGCCCCTCCCTGGGGATTCACTGCGCCACACCATGTGGGATACCGATGTTCGTTTGACACGAGACCCTGACGGCACGCCAATCAAGGCCTCGGACGTTACGATCGGTTCGGCATTCCATGTGATCCCTGAAGGACTCAACGAAGCCGAACACAAGCTCGAGGAAAAGGCTAAGGCTGTTGTACTCCTGATGCGCCTCAACCCTGAGGAATTGAATCCCTCCGAGGGTCGCGAGGACTGGGGCTACAATGGTATCGTTGCTTACTCTAAAATTTGTACCCACGTTGGTTGCCCCGTGGCACTCTACGAACAGCAGACTCACCACCTGCTGTGCCCGTGCCATCAGTCAACATTCGACCTGACACAGGAATGTAAGGTCATCTTTGGACCAGCTGTAAGGCCACTTCCTCAGTTACCGATCACGGTCAACAATGAGGGTTACCTCGTGGCACGCAGTGACTTCCATGAACCCGTTGGACCTAGTTTCTGGGAGCGTGGCTAG
- a CDS encoding GntR family transcriptional regulator, translating into MQLREQLRPYIVEHCTAGESVPSERDLAQYFRVARMTVRHAIDALVAEELLERVVGVGTYVAQSKVDLQIKLTSYSEEMHRRGMVPDAHVLSFEQIGATPRLARELQLEEGQPVIRFRRQLLADGDPMSFDENFIPASRVPGILDDPPPTSLYNVLSEKYGLVMEWGEDTIEATAASPSIARLLHVEMGAPLLKIERHAYVSRAMVDYSVSYYRADRYKLWVPLQRPGIRSPRGYSPRRLARP; encoded by the coding sequence ATGCAGCTGAGGGAGCAACTTCGTCCATACATCGTGGAGCACTGTACAGCAGGAGAGTCCGTACCTTCAGAGCGGGATCTCGCACAATACTTTCGGGTAGCGAGGATGACGGTTCGACATGCCATCGATGCACTTGTTGCCGAGGAACTGCTGGAACGGGTGGTGGGGGTAGGCACGTACGTCGCACAATCGAAAGTGGACCTACAGATCAAACTGACCTCATACTCTGAGGAGATGCATAGGCGCGGAATGGTCCCAGACGCACACGTCCTGAGCTTCGAACAGATCGGCGCAACACCACGGCTGGCCAGGGAACTGCAACTGGAGGAGGGTCAACCAGTCATACGCTTTCGTCGGCAGTTACTCGCTGACGGTGATCCCATGAGTTTCGATGAGAATTTTATACCCGCGAGCAGGGTCCCCGGCATCTTGGATGACCCACCGCCAACGTCCCTCTACAACGTTCTCAGCGAGAAGTATGGGTTGGTTATGGAATGGGGAGAGGACACTATAGAAGCCACGGCTGCCTCACCATCCATTGCACGGCTTCTTCACGTTGAAATGGGAGCGCCACTGCTCAAAATCGAACGACACGCCTACGTATCCCGGGCCATGGTCGACTATTCCGTGTCGTACTACCGCGCCGACCGATATAAGCTCTGGGTGCCGCTGCAGCGCCCTGGTATTCGGTCACCACGAGGCTACAGTCCTCGGCGACTTGCGCGACCATGA
- a CDS encoding Lrp/AsnC family transcriptional regulator — translation MITAFVLIQTDSKRIPESAQEISEIEGISEVYSVTGGCDLIAIARVDRHEDLADVIADRLSKIQGVVETTTQIAFRSYSSNDLDAAFSLGLE, via the coding sequence ATGATCACCGCATTCGTTCTCATCCAGACGGACTCGAAGCGAATCCCGGAGAGCGCACAAGAAATCTCTGAGATCGAGGGTATCAGCGAGGTCTACTCAGTGACCGGAGGTTGTGACTTGATAGCCATAGCCCGGGTGGACCGGCACGAGGATCTCGCGGATGTCATCGCTGACAGGCTGTCAAAGATCCAGGGCGTGGTCGAGACCACAACCCAGATCGCTTTCCGTTCCTACTCGTCGAACGATCTGGACGCAGCCTTCTCCCTGGGCCTCGAATAG
- a CDS encoding cytochrome c oxidase subunit 3 produces the protein MTTATHAPTSPVHPTLNRPNMVSVGTVVWLASELMFFAGLFAMYFTLRSTSSEIWAEETQLLNVPFALANTIILVASSVTCQFGVFAAERLQPRRLAGVFNIAKWGMVEWFLLTFLMGAVFVAVQAFEYAHLVSDGITLASGPYGSAFYITTGFHGLHVIGGLVAFLLIIGRAYAARRFGHFEATSAIVVSYYWHFVDVVWIGLFIIIYFLQ, from the coding sequence GTGACAACTGCGACCCATGCCCCCACTAGCCCCGTGCACCCTACGCTGAACAGGCCCAACATGGTTTCCGTCGGAACCGTTGTGTGGCTGGCCAGTGAACTGATGTTCTTCGCGGGCCTTTTTGCCATGTACTTCACTCTCCGCTCGACGTCGTCGGAAATCTGGGCCGAAGAGACCCAGCTGCTCAACGTTCCGTTCGCTCTGGCGAACACGATCATCTTGGTGGCCAGTTCCGTGACCTGCCAGTTTGGTGTCTTCGCGGCCGAGCGATTGCAACCCCGGCGACTGGCAGGGGTATTCAATATCGCCAAGTGGGGCATGGTCGAGTGGTTCTTGCTCACCTTCCTCATGGGCGCCGTCTTTGTGGCTGTCCAGGCGTTCGAATACGCCCACCTGGTTTCGGATGGAATCACGCTTGCCTCCGGCCCCTACGGTTCGGCGTTTTACATCACCACGGGCTTCCATGGACTGCACGTTATTGGGGGCCTGGTGGCTTTCCTGCTGATTATCGGGCGTGCTTATGCCGCCCGTAGGTTCGGACACTTTGAGGCGACCTCCGCAATCGTTGTGTCCTACTACTGGCACTTCGTTGATGTGGTCTGGATCGGCCTCTTCATCATCATCTACTTCCTCCAGTAG
- the trpD gene encoding anthranilate phosphoribosyltransferase: MVSDISGSNPPVYTWPQLFGKLVEGKNLASGETAWAMENIMDGGASPSRLAAFLMGLAAKGETVEELTGLTEAMLARAHRISVRGPALDIVGTGGDGLETLNISTMSSLVVVGAGLKVVKHGNRGASSASGAADVIEALGVRLDLPVERVAEVADEVGITFCFAQVFHPSMRHAAVTRRDMGIRTAFNVLGPLTNPARVGYQALGVADSRMAPLMAGVLARRGTQALVFRGSDGRDKMTTSGPSHIWDVREGIVTPSTVSPSDFGLDVVPVDALKGRDPSYNASVVRSVLAGDHGPVRDAVVLNAAAGMAAADTTATGLASERIRANLDAARYSIDSGAASAVLDRWVEATQ, translated from the coding sequence ATGGTGAGTGATATTTCCGGTTCAAATCCACCCGTGTACACCTGGCCACAGCTCTTCGGGAAGCTGGTCGAGGGTAAGAATCTTGCCTCTGGTGAGACAGCCTGGGCCATGGAAAACATCATGGACGGCGGCGCAAGTCCTTCCAGATTGGCAGCTTTTCTCATGGGCTTGGCAGCAAAAGGCGAGACTGTCGAGGAACTGACGGGCTTGACTGAAGCCATGCTCGCCCGTGCCCACCGGATCAGCGTGAGAGGCCCGGCGCTGGACATCGTTGGAACCGGAGGAGACGGGCTGGAGACTCTCAACATTTCGACTATGTCTTCGCTGGTTGTCGTCGGGGCTGGGCTCAAAGTTGTCAAACACGGCAACAGGGGCGCGTCCAGTGCATCCGGAGCCGCAGACGTCATCGAGGCACTCGGTGTGCGCCTGGATCTTCCAGTGGAGAGAGTGGCAGAAGTAGCTGATGAGGTTGGCATCACCTTCTGTTTCGCCCAGGTCTTTCATCCCTCAATGCGCCACGCGGCCGTGACCCGGCGGGACATGGGGATCCGAACCGCATTCAACGTCCTGGGCCCTTTGACCAATCCCGCCCGTGTTGGCTACCAGGCACTCGGTGTGGCTGATTCGCGTATGGCACCGCTAATGGCCGGTGTTCTGGCGCGACGAGGCACTCAGGCGCTGGTCTTCCGAGGCAGTGATGGTCGGGACAAGATGACGACGTCGGGCCCATCCCACATATGGGATGTCCGGGAAGGGATCGTGACGCCGTCGACAGTATCGCCCTCGGATTTTGGTCTGGATGTGGTGCCCGTCGACGCTTTGAAGGGCCGCGACCCGAGCTACAACGCAAGTGTTGTCAGGAGTGTCCTCGCGGGCGATCACGGACCGGTGCGGGACGCCGTCGTGCTCAATGCCGCCGCAGGCATGGCAGCCGCTGATACGACGGCCACCGGACTGGCCAGCGAACGCATTCGGGCAAACCTGGATGCAGCGCGTTATTCCATTGATTCCGGTGCCGCCTCTGCGGTGTTGGATCGATGGGTGGAGGCGACCCAATAA
- a CDS encoding c-type cytochrome: MKALSQRRRHPLAAIALLLLGLLVTGGLYAVASTANEAKAETTYSAGDVAEGEKLFVANCATCHGMGASGSDEGPSLVGVGAAAVDFQVGTGRMPLQMSGPQALEKPVQFTDEQTSQLAAYVASLGTGPGIPEEQYLQHDDLEAEEIAEGGVIFRVNCAMCHNAAAAGGALTRGKFAPGLEDVSEKHIYEAMATGPQNMPVFNDANITPEDKEKVIGFLKTIEAQGSPGGADLGSLGPVSEGLFIWVAGLGAIIGFTVWLTSRSS, encoded by the coding sequence GTGAAGGCACTATCGCAGAGGCGACGTCACCCACTGGCAGCGATTGCGCTGCTGTTATTGGGACTGCTCGTTACGGGTGGCTTGTATGCCGTCGCGAGTACCGCCAATGAAGCCAAAGCTGAAACTACGTATTCCGCAGGTGACGTGGCCGAAGGTGAAAAGTTGTTCGTCGCCAACTGTGCAACGTGTCACGGTATGGGTGCCAGCGGCAGCGACGAAGGTCCATCTCTGGTGGGCGTCGGCGCAGCAGCCGTTGATTTCCAGGTCGGCACCGGTCGCATGCCGCTTCAGATGAGTGGGCCCCAGGCTTTGGAGAAGCCGGTTCAATTCACTGATGAGCAGACGTCACAGCTTGCCGCATACGTAGCCAGTTTGGGTACCGGGCCGGGCATCCCTGAGGAGCAGTACCTCCAGCATGATGACCTCGAAGCCGAAGAAATTGCCGAAGGCGGCGTGATCTTCCGCGTGAACTGCGCCATGTGTCACAACGCTGCTGCCGCTGGAGGAGCGTTGACCAGAGGCAAATTCGCACCAGGTCTTGAGGACGTCAGCGAAAAGCATATTTACGAGGCCATGGCTACGGGGCCACAGAACATGCCCGTGTTCAACGATGCCAACATCACGCCTGAAGACAAGGAAAAGGTCATCGGCTTCTTGAAGACCATCGAAGCGCAGGGTTCACCGGGTGGAGCAGATCTCGGGTCCCTTGGCCCGGTTTCTGAAGGTCTGTTTATCTGGGTAGCTGGATTGGGAGCAATCATCGGGTTCACCGTATGGCTGACGTCTCGATCCTCGTAG